One Thiocapsa bogorovii DNA segment encodes these proteins:
- a CDS encoding response regulator transcription factor, whose translation MRLLLVEDDARLAEGLVAALSGAGFVVDHEADGEAAWFKGDTESYAAVILDLGLPRMDGLSILRKWRANGQRFPVLILTARGDWHERVEGIDAGADDYLPKPFRMEELLARLRALVRRSAGQASAVLVKGPAVLDTRRMAVTVEGVPIHLSPQEYRLVSYLMQHAGRVVSQLELTEQLYAQDFERESNAVEVLVGRVRRKLGVDLIQTRRGFGYLVEEADDD comes from the coding sequence ATGCGCCTGCTCTTGGTCGAGGACGATGCACGGCTCGCCGAGGGCCTGGTGGCCGCGCTGAGCGGCGCGGGTTTCGTTGTCGATCACGAGGCCGACGGCGAGGCCGCCTGGTTCAAAGGCGATACCGAGAGCTATGCCGCGGTGATCCTTGATCTGGGGCTGCCGAGGATGGACGGGCTCTCGATCCTGCGCAAATGGCGGGCGAACGGGCAGCGGTTCCCGGTGCTGATCCTGACCGCGCGGGGCGACTGGCATGAACGGGTCGAGGGTATTGACGCCGGCGCCGACGACTATCTTCCCAAGCCCTTCCGGATGGAGGAGCTGCTGGCGCGTCTGCGTGCCCTGGTGCGCCGTTCCGCGGGCCAAGCGAGCGCCGTGCTCGTCAAGGGTCCGGCCGTCTTGGACACCCGGCGGATGGCCGTCACGGTCGAGGGTGTCCCGATCCACCTCTCCCCTCAGGAGTACCGCCTCGTCAGCTATCTGATGCAGCACGCCGGGCGCGTCGTCTCCCAGCTCGAGCTCACGGAGCAGCTCTATGCGCAGGATTTCGAGCGTGAGTCCAACGCCGTGGAGGTCCTGGTCGGGCGAGTACGCCGCAAGCTCGGGGTGGATCTGATCCAGACGCGGCGTGGGTTCGGGTACTTGGTCGAGGAGGCCGACGATGATTGA
- a CDS encoding PepSY domain-containing protein, protein MNTQPYRRRLLAALVASAIAPSVSLANPPGHEGVGEARHDHDRARNAFQQGEVRPIAEILRGVADAVPGEVIEVELERENWLGERRWVYEIKLIAPDGRVLEVLVDGPTAEIIAVEED, encoded by the coding sequence ATGAACACCCAGCCGTATCGTCGTCGACTCTTGGCCGCCCTCGTGGCGTCCGCGATCGCCCCGTCCGTGTCTCTCGCGAATCCGCCGGGACATGAGGGAGTGGGCGAGGCGCGTCATGATCACGACCGTGCCCGGAACGCCTTCCAGCAGGGCGAGGTCCGCCCAATCGCCGAGATCCTGCGGGGAGTTGCGGACGCGGTTCCCGGAGAGGTCATCGAGGTCGAGCTCGAGCGTGAGAATTGGCTCGGCGAGAGGCGCTGGGTCTACGAGATCAAGCTGATCGCGCCCGACGGGCGAGTGCTGGAGGTGTTGGTCGATGGTCCGACGGCCGAAATCATTGCGGTGGAGGAGGATTGA
- a CDS encoding cytochrome b/b6 domain-containing protein produces the protein MAASATHPSRAAELEPTTRIRVWDPLVRVFHWALVGGFATAFIVEDDLLGVHVWAGYLVLSLIAVRLVWGVIGTRHARFSDFVRKPSDVLAYVRDALRLRAPRYLGHNPAGGAMVIALMIAVALTGLSGLAVYGAEELSGPLAPLMSGLPGSWGHFFEEVHEVMANLTLVLILAHVAGVIFSSLSHRENLIGGMITGLKRKNI, from the coding sequence ATGGCCGCCTCGGCGACCCATCCATCTCGGGCTGCCGAGCTCGAACCCACGACCCGCATCCGTGTCTGGGATCCTCTGGTCCGGGTTTTTCATTGGGCACTGGTCGGCGGTTTCGCCACGGCTTTCATCGTCGAGGACGACCTTCTCGGCGTCCATGTCTGGGCCGGCTATCTGGTGTTGAGCCTGATCGCCGTTCGCCTGGTCTGGGGTGTGATCGGCACCCGTCACGCCCGATTCAGCGATTTTGTGCGCAAGCCGAGCGACGTCCTGGCCTATGTCCGAGACGCCCTGAGGCTGCGTGCACCGCGCTACCTGGGACACAACCCGGCCGGCGGCGCCATGGTGATCGCCCTGATGATCGCGGTCGCACTCACCGGACTGAGCGGGCTCGCGGTCTACGGCGCGGAGGAGCTCTCCGGTCCTCTGGCACCGCTGATGAGCGGCCTGCCGGGATCTTGGGGCCACTTCTTCGAGGAGGTCCACGAGGTCATGGCCAATCTCACGCTCGTGTTGATCTTGGCCCATGTGGCCGGCGTCATCTTCTCCAGTCTCTCGCATCGGGAAAACCTGATCGGCGGCATGATCACCGGATTGAAGCGGAAGAACATCTAA